The following DNA comes from Alienimonas californiensis.
GAGTATCTAGGTCTGACATGTTCGGAGACGTGTTACTGGGCGAATCCGAGCGAACGGACCTTTGTGCTAACGCGGAGGGCCGAGTTTCCCGGCAAAGATATGGCTGATAATGTTAAGAAAGGGGATAAGCCTGGATTTCGGGTGAACAAATACCTTCTGGGGCAAGGCGGCAAATACGAGATCGTCGACGGAGAATTGAATATCGACGGTCAACGGCGAGGCGGACAGGAGTTCGATTTCCCTCAGCAGCCTACGCCTACGGTTCGTGTGACGCTGTAGTCTCTATGTCAGTATCTATCGCCTATGGTTCCGCACCGCAGCCGCCAGGTCGCTAAAAACCGGCCTCTGCCCAAGCCTTCGCTTTCAGTTAGGTTGTCGACCCTTTCCCTACCTGCTCGACCGGCCCGAATGCGTTCTCTCACCGGCTGTCTGCTCTCCGCCCTGCTGGCCAGCGGGCTGACCGCCTGGCTGATGGACGGCCGGCCGCAGTCCGCCAGTGCCGAGCCGGTCCCCCTGCAATCCGGACTCGCCGCCCCGGCGTTGCCGGCCCCCGGACCGCAGACGGAGCCGCCGCCGCTGTCGGAGCCCCCCCCGCTGGCGGAGCCGGCCCCGCTGGAGGCGCCGCTGCGCTCCGAGCCCCCGGCGACTCCGACGCCGGTGGACGCCGCCGTGCCCGTGCCGACCGCCGGCATGGCGCCGCTGACGCAGGAGGAAGCGGTCCGGGTGCGGGTGTACGAATCCGCGAACCGCGGGGTGGTGAACGTCACCGCCCACAGCACGTCGCGGGACAACCTGTTCCGGGTCGAAATGGAAAGCGAAGGCCGGGGCAGCGGGTCGATCCTCGACCGCCGCGGGCACGTCCTCACCAACCTGCACGTGGTGGAGGGCGCCGACCGGATCGAGGTCCGACTGTTCGACGGCGAAAGCTACGAGGCGACGCTCGTCGGCGGCGACTTGGTGGGGGACATCGCCGTGCTGAAACTGATCGACGCCCCCGCCGAGGACCTCTACCCCATCCCGCTGGCCGACAGCCGCGACCTGCGGGTCGGGCAGAGCGTGTTCGCCATCGGCAATCCCTTCGGGCTGGAGCGGACGATGTCCGCGGGGATCATTTCCAGCCTGAACCGGGACCTGCCGATCCGCGGGGCCCGCACGGTGCGGGGCATCATTCAGACCGACGCCGCCGTGAACCCCGGCAACAGCGGCGGCCCGCTGCTGGACGGCCGCGGAACCCTGATCGGGGTGAACACGGCGATCGCCTCCACCAGCGGGCAGAGCGCCGGCGTGAGCTTCGCCATCCCCGGCGGGCTGGTGCGGCGGGTCGTCCCGCAGCTGATCCGCTACGGCCGGGTGATTCGGCCGGAGGTGGGCATCTCGCAGGTGTTCGAGGTCCCCGGCGGG
Coding sequences within:
- a CDS encoding S1C family serine protease translates to MRSLTGCLLSALLASGLTAWLMDGRPQSASAEPVPLQSGLAAPALPAPGPQTEPPPLSEPPPLAEPAPLEAPLRSEPPATPTPVDAAVPVPTAGMAPLTQEEAVRVRVYESANRGVVNVTAHSTSRDNLFRVEMESEGRGSGSILDRRGHVLTNLHVVEGADRIEVRLFDGESYEATLVGGDLVGDIAVLKLIDAPAEDLYPIPLADSRDLRVGQSVFAIGNPFGLERTMSAGIISSLNRDLPIRGARTVRGIIQTDAAVNPGNSGGPLLDGRGTLIGVNTAIASTSGQSAGVSFAIPGGLVRRVVPQLIRYGRVIRPEVGISQVFEVPGGLQIAKLVPGGPAERAGLKGPLVTRERRGPLVFERTDRSVADVIVGLDGSPVRTADAFLGDIEAKRPGDTVTLTVRRGEELVQVPLRLGGEPRDAN